The segment CAGGCCGTTGATTCCGTTAATATTTACTGTTTTTATGATTTCTTTATCCTTTTCGGATTCGGCCACCTTCCATGTGACTCCGGTGGGAGTAGATAAGAGGCTTCGCCCGATCCTCTTCTTTCCGAAAGGGGCGCCATGCCCCGAAGAACGAAGTAGAAATAGATTATATTTCGCGGATAACTCTGCGTATTTTTTGAGATCGTCCGCATAGTTGATGCCGTCTTCTAAGACAGAGTCAATATGGAATGCGAGATTTATGTTTTCCGATTTTAAACGATCAAACCTGGCAAGATCGTCGATTTCTTTTCCCACAAAAATACCGAATCTGAATCCGCCTAGGATAATCGCTTCATCCCCTGAACCGGGTTTTGCCGGGGCTTCTTCCGCACCTAGTACTTTCACGTCGTACCAATCGACTAACACGATATTTTGAACGATCGGGACGGAGAGGCGCAATATGCCTTCCTCGTCTTTTCGAAACATACAACCGCCTAGTACGGCTCCTTTATACACTTCGGAAACGGCCAGTAGTTCATCTAAAAAGCCTTTCGAGCGAGACGCAAGCGATTCGGGAGAAGCGACTCCGCCTCCGGGAAAATACATTGGAAGGATCAGGAAATCCGATTTTTCTTTAGATAACTTGGATCTTTGTTCGGGAGAAATGGGCTGAGATAATTCCTTTTGGAATAGAGTGATCTTTACAGAAGCCACGCGTAACCTGCGCTTGTAGATTTAGTCGGATAAAATGGACGGGTCGACGCCGAAATTATCGTCGGCGGCTTTTTCGGCGGAAACGTTCGGATCGATGAGCTCGGCTTCCGGCTGAGAATCGTTTGCCTTAATACCGAATTCCCTTTCCATCTCTTCAGGGGACATTTCAGGAACACCTCCGAACAAATCTCCGCTTTCCAATCGCTCTGAGAGAGCTAAAGAATAACAGTATGCTTCCATAATGCATTGTTTGATCGGTTTTTTATTCAGTCGCTTTTTGGACTCTATTAGATCGAAGGTCATTAAGTCGTCCATATTCGTAACGACTTCCTTTTTACCTTTCATATCCGCAATGAGTCTGGAGAGCAGATCGGACCCTTTTTGAATGAAGTCCTTCACCGTAACTCGGACATTTCTGGATTGTTGGCTTTTTTTAGTTTCTAAAGCCGATGTTTTTTTGGATGACTCGATGTAGTTGGCGCCCGGGTTCTTTAGATGGGAATCCAATTCCTTGTGATATTGATCATAGATTCGGAATTGCTCCTGGATGCCTCGAGTCGTTTCGTACAAATCGATTAGCTTTTCCCGAAAATCCATTTTTGCGCCCGCTACGATCGTCGGCTTCAAATCGATTTTCTTAGTGGTCATTACAAAGGAATATTCCTCGTCAAACTCCCGAAAGAATAGCCAGGAAAGCAAAGCTTTGTCTGCGGAGGGGATCCTTTCGTAATCTCCTTTCGGGTCGTGCTTCTTCCGAAGTTGTTCCAAAGTCATCATTCGCATAAGCTTTAATCCGTACTTTAGCTCTTTGCTTAGAGATTCCTCCGGATCTATCGGTTCTTCTTTTTTCTCTTCTTGGACTTCTTCCTCTTCCTCGTGAGCTCCGCCGGAAATTTCGTCCAACTCCTGTCCGGGTTGACGTTGTCCCAATTTTTCTTCAGGGACGACGCCTAAAATGTCTTCCATATAAGAGCTGATCAGCGGAATATTTTTATCTTCACTCCGAAGGATGGCCAAATATAATTTATCAAATACGGTTCCGTAGAGTACGTCGAATTCTTGGAGCGCACGTTTTCGTTTCGTATTATAAACGGTGGCAGGCTTTCCCTCCAGTTTTTCGAGCGCTTGGTATCCGAGGGTAACAGCCTTAACGTACGATCCTTGGAACGGATAAATATAATATAATTTCCTAAATAAAGAATATAAGGGTTGTCGCACCCGTGAAATAGAAACGGCCATATCGGGAGCCGCGTTATGTGCTTCGAGTAGCTGGTTTAACTCCACGTTATCGTAAACCTTGTGCATCCGGCCGAGAAGTTCGATGTAAAGAGGATTTTGCCCGTCCAACTCTTTTGCTATCTTAGCGGCGTAGGCGGGATTTCCAAGCAGATCGTTCCCCACAAAGTTCATTTCAAGAATGGCTTTTTTGCCTGCGATATTAAGTTCGGATAGAAATCCTGGGAGAAGGTCACTGGATGAAAAGGAAGTTACCCTAGATATCCAGCATTTAAACTTAACCGCCATTCTGTTGAAGAAATTTCCCATCTCCGCTTCGATCGCTTTTCGATCCCGGAATGCGTTAGGCTTGGCTTGTTGGGTCTTGGATGGAGCAGCCGATCCTCTGCCGGAAGGAGATTTTGGATCCCTGCTGCCGGCCTGGCTTCTGGCGCCTTGGCGGATTTGCGGTTGTTCTTTCTGCTTTTTAAGGGCGTCATCCCGTTTTTTGTCTTTTTCGGAAACAACCTTGCCCCCGGCAGATTGAAACTTATCAAACATCTCTCTTCTGGCCTTATCGTCCAGATTGTTTACGCCGATGCTTTTTTTGGTTTTATCGAATTCAGACATTGGTTTGGATTCCCCAGAAACCGCTCTAATAGTATCCTGGCGGTCGTTCCGAAATAAATCAACTAAGATACTTATTTCTTGACATACTTCGAAATCCGATGCGTGTTATTTTCCCATGATTCTCAAAAGTCTCACCCGAGACAATCATCTCGTTCTCTCGGTCCAAGAGGATATCCTGATGGATAATTCCCGTGACTTTTACGTGGAGTTTGAGGAAAGCGTCCGGTCAGGATACCCTGCAACTATCAGTTTTCACCTCGGCCTGGTCAAATTTATAGATTCCTCGGGGATAGGGATTATCATTAAAGTCAGGAACCAAATCCGGGATAGAAATGGTATTGTAAACATCTTTGGCTTAAATAAGTCGCTTCATTCCGTTTTTAGGCTTTCCGGGCTGGATCGAATTGTAAACCTTTACACTATGGAAGAATTCCTGGAAAAATATCCGAACTTTTCGGAATTTCTCCGGGGAGACTGAAACTCTTCTCTTCCGAATCCGTTCTTAAATATAGATGAACCGACCCTTTTTTTCCGACTCGATGCAACAGACGTTTTTTTCAAAAAGCTTCCTTTCGTTCCCGATCCTAACACGTTTCTTTATCGCCTGCGCAGTTTTTGGCATTTCAAACTGTTACCCGTACTCCAATCGCGAGATCGTGTTCCGTTCCGAAGG is part of the Leptospira broomii serovar Hurstbridge str. 5399 genome and harbors:
- a CDS encoding STAS domain-containing protein, whose product is MILKSLTRDNHLVLSVQEDILMDNSRDFYVEFEESVRSGYPATISFHLGLVKFIDSSGIGIIIKVRNQIRDRNGIVNIFGLNKSLHSVFRLSGLDRIVNLYTMEEFLEKYPNFSEFLRGD